The Acutalibacter muris genomic sequence GTATCGTACTGGTCAATATTTTCAAGCTGGGTGGCAAGCTCCGGGCGAGCCTCCTGGGATTTTTCGTCCGCCGCCTGATCCACCAGAGGGTCATGGTCCAGCGGATACTGCTGCACAGTTTCGATCTGGAATAGGTCGCCGCCGATGGTTTCCTGCACAGTTTTTGCCACAAACTCACAGCTCCCCAGCTTCACGCCGTCCCGCATCATAATGCTTGCCCCGCTGATGGCATCCACCCCGGCGGTGTCCACGTCCTCCGGCATGGTGAAGTAGGCGATGAGGATGTGTTCGGAGGAGGCTTCTGCTTCGCTGCTCGCCTGGCCCTCCGAAGAAACCGGGGCACTGCTCTCCGAGGATTCCGGCGCAGATGATAATTCTTGGCTGTCACTAACGACCAGACTGGGTGTAGATGGAGCGGAGGAGTTCCCCGCGCCGCTATCCCCGCAAGCCGCCAGTACCAGCATGAAAGCCAGTAAAAGTGGGATGATCTTCTTCATAGACCGCCCCTCAACCCAAACTGCTGACCCACGCGGCCACATCCTCATCGGACACAGAGGATTGGAACCGCTGGCCCTCCTGCCAGTCGCCGGTACCAGCCATGTCAGCCAAAAGCTGGCCGCTCTCCCCCAGGCCGGAGCTGCTGGAGGTGCAGAAGGGAATAACCGTCTTGCCGGTAAAATCGTTGCTCTTGATGAAGCTATTGACAGGCCAAGCGGCGATGCCCCACCAAATGGGATAGCCAACATAAACCGTATCGTACTCGGCCCAGTTATCTACGGTGGTGCTCTCCAATGCGATATCCCGTAGGCTCTCATCGTCATGCTCCTGGTTGACACGGCTGCCATCGGCAGTCCAGTCCAGATCTTCGTCAGTATAGGGAGTGACAGGTATCAGCTCGAAGGTGTCGCCGCTGGTAGTGTTTGCGATAGCCTGGGCCACCCGCCCGGTATTGCCGCTGGCAGAGTAGTAGACCACCAGGGTCTTGCCGCCCTCGCTGGCAGGTTCCGGCGTAGGCTCGGCGGTAGGCTCTGCCGTGGGAGTGGGAGCCTCAGTGGGCGCAGGAGTGGGTTCCGCGGTCGGTTCTGGTGTGGGGGTGGGGGCAGGGGCCGTAGTCGCGGAACTGCTGGAGCTGCTGTTGGCAGTGCCGGAATTGCAGGCGGCAAGGCTTACAATGCAGGCCAGGCACAGGATAATTGCAAGAATTTTCTTCATTTTCTATTCCTCCGTTTCTAATTTGTCATAGCGTTCTATTGTGATCTCCCCATCGTACTCGGCGAAGATTTCTTCGCCCTCATCAATTTTCCCAAAGTGGATGATCGGCACATCGGTCATGTCCCGCTCTGGCGCGTGGAAGATGGCTACCGCGTTCCCAGTGGGCCAGTAGGCGAGCCCACCGGGAACATACACGTTGGTAAGTTCCTCGTCACTCTCAATGCGCTCGTCCAAAACGAACGCTTTTGCAAAATCCGCCGGGGGCATGATCTCTTTGGTGATGGGCAGCTGTTGAGATATACCCCGGCCGCAGGGGGTGTCATACAATACCCCATATACTACGTCCTCACCAGCAGTGATGCGGATTTTGTGTAAAACCTTCGGCGGTATTGCGCTGGTGCCTACGGCAATCCCTGTGCCTACTGAACCGACAGGCATTTCCTCTCTGGAGTAGGCTCCAAAGCACACCAGCCCCAGCAGCACCGCCAGACACAAACTCAAAACTCGCTTCATAAACATTCCCGGAAAATCTCCAGAATTTCCTCATGGGTCATAACCTTATAGGCCCCCGGCACGCAGGCGCAGGAATCGGCGATGGCTTTCAAATCCGTGCTTTCATCCAC encodes the following:
- a CDS encoding flavodoxin, which encodes MKKIIPLLLAFMLVLAACGDSGAGNSSAPSTPSLVVSDSQELSSAPESSESSAPVSSEGQASSEAEASSEHILIAYFTMPEDVDTAGVDAISGASIMMRDGVKLGSCEFVAKTVQETIGGDLFQIETVQQYPLDHDPLVDQAADEKSQEARPELATQLENIDQYDTVILGYPNWWADLPMPVYTFLEEYDFAGKSIIPFVTHGGSGFSNTVGTIAALQPGATVSENTLSIARGDVVNCEETVIDWANSLGLD
- a CDS encoding flavodoxin, producing the protein MKKILAIILCLACIVSLAACNSGTANSSSSSSATTAPAPTPTPEPTAEPTPAPTEAPTPTAEPTAEPTPEPASEGGKTLVVYYSASGNTGRVAQAIANTTSGDTFELIPVTPYTDEDLDWTADGSRVNQEHDDESLRDIALESTTVDNWAEYDTVYVGYPIWWGIAAWPVNSFIKSNDFTGKTVIPFCTSSSSGLGESGQLLADMAGTGDWQEGQRFQSSVSDEDVAAWVSSLG
- a CDS encoding cyclophilin-like fold protein, with product MKRVLSLCLAVLLGLVCFGAYSREEMPVGSVGTGIAVGTSAIPPKVLHKIRITAGEDVVYGVLYDTPCGRGISQQLPITKEIMPPADFAKAFVLDERIESDEELTNVYVPGGLAYWPTGNAVAIFHAPERDMTDVPIIHFGKIDEGEEIFAEYDGEITIERYDKLETEE